The genomic DNA CTACTCTTCGCTGAGCGGATCAATTGCTACCGGGAACGGCACAACACTGACCGACTCGGACGGCAATTTCTATGAGGTGTTACTCGGGACACAACCCGGAACAGACGGATTGCTGGGAAGTTATTTTTTGACTCTCCAGCGGTTTAACAGTGACGGCTCGCCCGACACGACCTTTTCTTCATTCAACACGACCTTTTCTGCGATCAATTTGCCGCCCATCGTAAGTACGGACACAATACCAGCTCAAACGAACGCTGCGGTTCAAGAATTACCTGACGGCAATATGCTCGTCGCGGGAACAACGGGCGTTAATTCCGATACCATTCTCGTCGAGCAAATCACTCCGAACGGTGCCCTCGACCCGTCGTTCGGCACCGGCGGAAAAGTATCCGATTCTGTCCCAGCCGCGCTTGCGCAAAATTCTTCGGACGTCGTACTTCAGTTGCAACCGCTCATCGCGGCGGACGGGTCGGTCATCGCGGTCGCGAATTACGGAGTTCAGACATCCCCCCAGCCACCGAGCAACGCGGCTCCCGAGGTTTTGGTTCAGCGATTTACGCCAACCGGCCAACTCGACACCACATTCGGGGCGAACGGGACCGCCACTCTCGCCTATTCCCAGGCAGCCGATAGCAGCGCTAGTCTCACCACCAACGCCGTTTTGACTTCGTCGGACGACGTTTTTGTCACGACATCCATCAACGGTGGAACACCTGCCACGATATTGACCCACTTACTCGGCACGCCCATTACGTTGCCCGCCCCCGGCAACCCGTTACTCGTCGGGGATTCTCAAATCGTGGTCGGGGCCGACGCCGGCGGCGGGCCTGTCGTCCAGTCGTTCAACGTGGACAGATCCCAACCGCTCGGGCCGACGTTCGCGGCCAGCGCCGCGTTCACCGGCGGGGTCCGCGTGGCCAGCGCGGACTTCAACCACGACGGCGTGGCAGACATCGTCACCGGGACCGGGCCGGGGACGTCGGCCGTGGTCCAGCTCCTCGACGGTCAGACGGGCGGCGTCCTGGCCACCATCGACCCATTCGAGTCGACGTTCACGGGCGGGGTGTTTGTGGCCGCCGGTGACCTGAACGGGGACGGCATCCCGGACGTCGTCGTCACCCCCGACCAGGGCGGCGGACCGGTCGTGGCCGTGTACGACGGGGCCGCCCTGGCCCAGGGAAACGTCGTCCAGATCGCCCGCTTCTTCGGCATCCAGGACCCGAACTTCCGGGGCGGCGACCGGGCCGCCGTCGGCGACCTGGACGGGACCGCCGGCGGGGGCGATCTGATCGTGGCCGCCGGGTTCGGCGGCGGGCCCCGGGTCGCCGGGTACGTCGGCTCGTCCCTGGCGTCCGGTACCCCGGTCAAGCTGTTCGCCGACTTCTTCGCGTTCGAGCCGTCCGTCCAGAACGGGGCGTACGTGGCCGTCGGGGACGTGAACGGGGACGGCAAGGCGGATCTCATCGCCGGGGCCGGTCCGGGCGGCGGGCCGCGGGTGACGGTGTTCGACGGGGCCAATCTGCTGGACAACCAACAGACGACGGTCGCCGACTTCTTTGCTGGCGACCCGTCGAACCGTGGGGGCGTGCGGGTGGCGGCCAAGGATCTAGACGGGAGCGATCAGGCGGGCGTGGTGGTCGGGTCGGGGACCGGGGCCGGGGCGACGGTGACCGCGTACACCGGGGCTGCCCTGACGGCCGACCCGGGATCGCCAGCATCGCTGTTCGACTTCGACGCCATCCCCGGGTTCACCGGCGGTGTGTTCGTCGGGTAAAGGTGGTTAGCACTCCGAATTGTCGTGAAAGTAGTGGGTCCGGAACGCTCTTATAGGCACTCAATATTCCCGAGGTATTCCGATGTCCAAGATCATCACCCGTCGCTCGCTTCACGTCGAAGCGCTGGAAGACCGCTCGGTGCCCGCCTCGACCGCTCTCCCCGGCCAGACCTTCGGGACGATTACCGTCGCCGGGAACGGATCTTCCGGCCTGCCGGAAGTCAGCGGTGCGGCGACCGCTGTTCCGATCGGAACACCGAAAAACATTGCGGTGGATAGTGCCGGCGACCTGTTCTTCAACGACGGAAATGGGAACCTGCGGGAAGTAGTGGCCGGCAGCACGGACATCACCAACGTGACCGGACCCGGGGCCAAGGCAGTCGTTGTCAACGGGACCGGGGACCAGTTTCTGATCACCGACAACGGCGCCCAACTTCAGAAGTATAACCCCGGAACCGGCACGCTCACGGTCGTGGCCGGGACTGGGACGGTCGGGAATTCTGGGGACGGCGGCCCGGCTACCGCCGCGCAACTCGGTTCGGTCATATCGCTAGCCGAGGACGGCGCCGGGAATTTGTTCATCGGCGACAGCTACAACGGTGACGTCCGACGCGTGGACGCCGCGACGGGTCGCATTTCCACAGTCATCGCAAGAGGGGGGCCACCGAACGGAGGGACTTTTACCGTTGATACACTCGCCGTGGACAAATCCGGAAATCTGTTCGTAGCTGGCGAAA from Fimbriiglobus ruber includes the following:
- a CDS encoding beta strand repeat-containing protein, translated to MSHRTTLRSLRAEPLEDRSVPAAGGALDPSFGTGGTFASSYLDSAEVAVQPDGKIVIAGTIATGATAGDVGLVRLNTDGSLDQSFGSGGYAVSTARSNVTVRAVAIEPDGQILVGTQDQQAVVTSNPQQNDGTYPNGLIRFNANGTADTAFGFLPLPQSVDAISINGTGQVLVSGKSTPGYSQVVEADVVSFDNANNLPTTHDTGDTGTYVTRLTSSGAIDTSFGTNGTFSNPNQTTLFTTGNGTSIINSDGELYEIITPTGSTTPSQLVRVNTDLTPDATFGANGTVSLTGVNAELVTVLPSGKIDVAGQPGVTEQLLANGTPDTSYGTNGIAQSVDPATLSLLNNTGSVETPGGNVVAPSVVSGTPASIKVSQYLTASASIPSPDASGLDPWFGTNGTAVLPSLTAPVSAVQSDGKTVVAGVDNGVLTLYRLNTDGTLDTTFGTGGTVVGTGVYQQSVGAITIEQNGQILIGVNVDTTNTGSHLTSTYTYTTSNSGLLRFNSDGSIDTTFGTTGGAFSVPVDHYIQNILEQPNGDVLVGGGPDLDDGPYRVMALGCTVTRFTPAGVVDTTFGTNGEISAPGPYSSLSGSIATGNGTTLTDSDGNFYEVLLGTQPGTDGLLGSYFLTLQRFNSDGSPDTTFSSFNTTFSAINLPPIVSTDTIPAQTNAAVQELPDGNMLVAGTTGVNSDTILVEQITPNGALDPSFGTGGKVSDSVPAALAQNSSDVVLQLQPLIAADGSVIAVANYGVQTSPQPPSNAAPEVLVQRFTPTGQLDTTFGANGTATLAYSQAADSSASLTTNAVLTSSDDVFVTTSINGGTPATILTHLLGTPITLPAPGNPLLVGDSQIVVGADAGGGPVVQSFNVDRSQPLGPTFAASAAFTGGVRVASADFNHDGVADIVTGTGPGTSAVVQLLDGQTGGVLATIDPFESTFTGGVFVAAGDLNGDGIPDVVVTPDQGGGPVVAVYDGAALAQGNVVQIARFFGIQDPNFRGGDRAAVGDLDGTAGGGDLIVAAGFGGGPRVAGYVGSSLASGTPVKLFADFFAFEPSVQNGAYVAVGDVNGDGKADLIAGAGPGGGPRVTVFDGANLLDNQQTTVADFFAGDPSNRGGVRVAAKDLDGSDQAGVVVGSGTGAGATVTAYTGAALTADPGSPASLFDFDAIPGFTGGVFVG